The sequence GACGACGAGACCGCGGAAAACGCCCGTCAAGACGTGATCGCGGTCGACGCCGACGACACCCGCGAGGGCACGGTCAATCGCCTCGACGCACACACGGGAGAGGGGGTTCGCCACCGCGCGTTCACCTGCATGCTTTTCGACGAGGAAGGTCGGGTGCTGCTCGCCCAGCGCGCCGCGCGCAAGCGGCTCTGGGACACCCACTGGGACGGGACAGTCGCCTCACATCCAGTGGCGGGGCAGACACAGGTCGAGGCGACCGAAGAACGCCTCGAAGAGGAACTCGGCCTGACGCCCGACCAGTACGAGGGGCTGACGGTGACCGACCGCTTCGAGTACAAGCGTCACTATCTCGACGAAGGGGTCGAGTGGGAGGTCTGTTCGGTGCTGACCGCCACCGTCACCGATCTGGACTTCGATCCGGATCCCGAGGAGGTCGGCGGCACGCTGTGGGTCGACTACGAGGACCTCTACGAGAACGGTCGGTATTACCGGCAGCTCCGGCTGTGCCCGTGGTTCGAGATCGCGATGCGCCGGGATCTGGACCCGTCGGTGGAGAAGGCGGACCGCTAAGCGGGGCCCTCGCCAACGAGGAGATGTAGCCGCGAGAACGATGGTCGGCCCGCCGAAACCTGCCCCCGATCAGGGGGTCTGGCGGTGTCGGAGCGCCGTCCAGACGCCAATGGCACCGAACAGCAGGGCTGGAACCATCGCGAGGGCGACGTAGACGCCGTATCCGGCCCGCATACCGGTTGTCAAATACCACAGCACCGCAGGGATACCGAGGAGGGCTACCACCACCAGGCCGACGATGAGCCAACCACGTGGGCCAGAGAGGGAACTCACGGTAGACATCAGTATCCGCAATCCGGCACGGTCGTCGTGCCGATGGTTTCGCGGTTCTCGATCATCACGTGCGTGGTGGGCGTCTCGCTCATCGGCAGGCCGTCCCTGATCCGGCCGTCGGCCCCGTTGAGCAACCGACCGCCGTCGGTGCCGTCCTGCCCCAAAAATTGTGCAGCCGTCATAGTTTCCCCCTCGTGAGAGAGCTACTAAACTGTGGGCCATCCGACCGTCGTCGAAGCTTTAGGGATCCGGATGACAACTGTCAATATGGCCGATGACCAGCCCCACGGCGCCACGACCCCTGGCGACGAGGAAGACGCAAGCGACGACTCCAGCCCCGAAACGGACGCCACGCAACACGACCATCACGCTCACGACAAGACCGAACTGGGGGTCGGTATCGTGACGGTCACGAGTTCTCGATCGCTCGACGCAGACCCCAGCGGCGACGCCATCGAGAGCGCACTGTCGGGGGCCGGCCACGGGGTCGTCACGCGGGAGCTCGTCCGCGATTCTCGCGACGTCATTCAGTCGGTCGTCGACAACCTCGTGGGTCGGAGCGACGTCGATCTGGTCGTCACGACCGGCGGGACGGGCGTTTCGCCGGACGACGTGACGGTCGAGGCGGTGGGCCCGCTTTTCGAAAAGGACCTGCCTGGATTCGGCGAAGTCTTCCGATCGCTCTCATACGAGGAGATCGGAACGAAGGTCGTCGGAACGAGGACCACCGCCGGCATCGCGAACGGCGTCCCCGTCTTCGCGCTCCCCGGAAGCGAGAACGCCGTCACGCTCGCCACGGAGGAGATCATTCTCCCCGAGGCCAGCCACCTGGCCGGTCTCGCGACCCGCGGCCGCGAAGAAGACGAACACTGAGAGCCGGTCACGGATCGGCAGGCATATACGTTGAGGCGTGGTACGATTGAGTGAAGTTATAATGGCAACTGGCACGGTTTCGTTCTTCCATGATCGGAAGGGCTACGGTTTCATCGAAACGGACGATTCTGACGACGACGTGTTCTTCCACATGGAGGATGTCGGCGGCCCGGACCTCGAAGAGGGCCAGGAAGTCGAATTCGACATTGGGCAGGGCGACAAGGGCCCGCGCGCCGAGAACCTCGAGCGCCTCTAAGGCGTACTCGTCAGCGAACCATCGGTCGGGCGCGTTCGGCCCACCGCCCCACCGTCACGATCGGGCCGCTTT is a genomic window of Halanaeroarchaeum sulfurireducens containing:
- the idi gene encoding isopentenyl-diphosphate Delta-isomerase produces the protein MSEQSTAEPGRDDETAENARQDVIAVDADDTREGTVNRLDAHTGEGVRHRAFTCMLFDEEGRVLLAQRAARKRLWDTHWDGTVASHPVAGQTQVEATEERLEEELGLTPDQYEGLTVTDRFEYKRHYLDEGVEWEVCSVLTATVTDLDFDPDPEEVGGTLWVDYEDLYENGRYYRQLRLCPWFEIAMRRDLDPSVEKADR
- a CDS encoding MogA/MoaB family molybdenum cofactor biosynthesis protein, giving the protein MADDQPHGATTPGDEEDASDDSSPETDATQHDHHAHDKTELGVGIVTVTSSRSLDADPSGDAIESALSGAGHGVVTRELVRDSRDVIQSVVDNLVGRSDVDLVVTTGGTGVSPDDVTVEAVGPLFEKDLPGFGEVFRSLSYEEIGTKVVGTRTTAGIANGVPVFALPGSENAVTLATEEIILPEASHLAGLATRGREEDEH
- a CDS encoding cold-shock protein, which codes for MATGTVSFFHDRKGYGFIETDDSDDDVFFHMEDVGGPDLEEGQEVEFDIGQGDKGPRAENLERL